A window of the Apodemus sylvaticus chromosome 15, mApoSyl1.1, whole genome shotgun sequence genome harbors these coding sequences:
- the LOC127665547 gene encoding keratin-associated protein 7-1, which produces MTRYFCCGNYFPGYPCYGTNFHGTYRATPLNCVVPLGSPLNHGCGTIYSSRNYCYGGISNFQNPGCCYGSSFYRPWGSGSGFGYSTY; this is translated from the coding sequence ATGACTCGTTATTTCTGCTGCGGAAACTACTTCCCAGGGTATCCTTGCTACGGAACCAACTTCCATGGGACCTACAGAGCCACCCCCCTGAACTGCGTTGTGCCTTTGGGCTCTCCCCTGAACCATGGCTGTGGGACCATCTACAGCTCCCGCAACTACTGCTATGGTGGCATTAGTAACTTCCAAAATCCGGGCTGTTGCTACGGCAGCAGTTTCTACAGGCCTtggggctctggctctggcttcgGCTACAGCACCTACTAA